Proteins encoded within one genomic window of Hevea brasiliensis isolate MT/VB/25A 57/8 chromosome 8, ASM3005281v1, whole genome shotgun sequence:
- the LOC110659806 gene encoding uncharacterized protein LOC110659806 isoform X1: MQTEARVGVVVEGGTRAFNSQKKQQKPVQQQQSQIGTVSQLMAGGMAGALSKTCTAPLARLTILFQVQGMHSDVATLRKASIWHEASRIFREEGFRAFWKGNLVTIAHRLPYSSVNFYSYEHYKKLLHMIPGLESHRKNVGGDVFVPFVGGGMAGITAASVTYPLDLVRTRLAAQTNIIYYRGILYALRTIIREEGVLGLYKGLGTTLLGVGPSIAISFSVYETLRSFWQSHRPHDPTVAVSLACGSLSGIASSTATFPLDLVRRRKQLEGAGGRARVYTTGLFGTFKHIIQTEGFWGLYRGIMPEYYKVIPGVGICFMTYETLKLLLADVTAKL, encoded by the exons ATGCAGACAGAGGCAAGAGTTGGAGTGGTGGTAGAGGGAGGGACGAGGGCTTTCAATTCGCAGAAGAAACAGCAAAAGCCAGTGCAACAGCAGCAATCCCAGATCGGAACAGTTTCGCAGCTTATGGCCGGTGGCATGGCGGGTGCTCTTAGCAAGACTTGCACTGCACCCCTTGCTCGCCTCACTATACTCTTTCAG GTGCAAGGTATGCACTCTGATGTTGCAACATTGAGAAAGGCTAGCATATGGCATGAGGCATCTCGAATATTTAGGGAGGAAGGATTTAGAGCTTTCTGGAAGGGGAATCTTGTCACAATTGCTCATCGGTTGCCTTACTCATCTGTCAATTTTTATTCATACGAACACTATAAAAAG TTGCTACATATGATACCTGGACTAGAAAGCCACAGGAAAAATGTGGGTGGAGATGTCTTTGTTCCTTTTGTAGGCGGTGGTATGGCTGGAATAACAGCAGCATCTGTTACATATCCATTGGATCTTGTAAGAACACGCCTTGCAGCTCAG ACAAATATTATCTATTACAGAGGTATATTGTATGCATTACGAACAATTATCAGAGAGGAGGGTGTTTTGGGACTCTACAAGGGACTGGGAACAACACTTTTG GGTGTTGGGCCCAGTATAGCTATCAGCTTTTCAGTGTATGAGACGTTACGATCTTTTTGGCAATCACACAG GCCCCATGATCCTACTGTCGCAGTGAGTTTGGCTTGTGGCAGTCTATCGGGAATTGCATCCTCAACAG CAACATTTCCTCTTGATCTTGTGAGACGACGGAAGCAATTGGAAGGGGCAGGTGGCCGGGCCCGTGTTTACACAACAGGTCTTTTTGGTACATTCAAGCATATAATCCAGACCGAAGGCTTTTGGGGTCTATATAGAGGCATTATGCCTGAATACTACAAAGTCATACCTGGTGTTGGCATTTGTTTTATGACCTATGAGACTTTGAAATTGCTGTTAGCAGATGTTACTGCCAAATTATAG
- the LOC110659806 gene encoding uncharacterized protein LOC110659806 isoform X2, giving the protein MQTEARVGVVVEGGTRAFNSQKKQQKPVQQQQSQIGTVSQLMAGGMAGALSKTCTAPLARLTILFQLLHMIPGLESHRKNVGGDVFVPFVGGGMAGITAASVTYPLDLVRTRLAAQTNIIYYRGILYALRTIIREEGVLGLYKGLGTTLLGVGPSIAISFSVYETLRSFWQSHRPHDPTVAVSLACGSLSGIASSTATFPLDLVRRRKQLEGAGGRARVYTTGLFGTFKHIIQTEGFWGLYRGIMPEYYKVIPGVGICFMTYETLKLLLADVTAKL; this is encoded by the exons ATGCAGACAGAGGCAAGAGTTGGAGTGGTGGTAGAGGGAGGGACGAGGGCTTTCAATTCGCAGAAGAAACAGCAAAAGCCAGTGCAACAGCAGCAATCCCAGATCGGAACAGTTTCGCAGCTTATGGCCGGTGGCATGGCGGGTGCTCTTAGCAAGACTTGCACTGCACCCCTTGCTCGCCTCACTATACTCTTTCAG TTGCTACATATGATACCTGGACTAGAAAGCCACAGGAAAAATGTGGGTGGAGATGTCTTTGTTCCTTTTGTAGGCGGTGGTATGGCTGGAATAACAGCAGCATCTGTTACATATCCATTGGATCTTGTAAGAACACGCCTTGCAGCTCAG ACAAATATTATCTATTACAGAGGTATATTGTATGCATTACGAACAATTATCAGAGAGGAGGGTGTTTTGGGACTCTACAAGGGACTGGGAACAACACTTTTG GGTGTTGGGCCCAGTATAGCTATCAGCTTTTCAGTGTATGAGACGTTACGATCTTTTTGGCAATCACACAG GCCCCATGATCCTACTGTCGCAGTGAGTTTGGCTTGTGGCAGTCTATCGGGAATTGCATCCTCAACAG CAACATTTCCTCTTGATCTTGTGAGACGACGGAAGCAATTGGAAGGGGCAGGTGGCCGGGCCCGTGTTTACACAACAGGTCTTTTTGGTACATTCAAGCATATAATCCAGACCGAAGGCTTTTGGGGTCTATATAGAGGCATTATGCCTGAATACTACAAAGTCATACCTGGTGTTGGCATTTGTTTTATGACCTATGAGACTTTGAAATTGCTGTTAGCAGATGTTACTGCCAAATTATAG